The following coding sequences are from one Geothrix sp. window:
- the polA gene encoding DNA polymerase I, whose product MSEDRLYLIDTFAFIFRAYFANPRLKNGAAYTFTRLVLQLLEKHKPTHIACVFDTPEPTFRHEIYPEYKANRDAMPEDLRPQIPMIRQLVEALNIPIVELHGYEADDVMGTLARESAAMGLPAVIVSPDKDLLQLVDDDLRIQVLNTKDGEVWHDREGVKARMGVWPEQVVDFLSLVGDASDNVKGVPGIGEKGAALLLEKFHSLDGVIASKAELKPKQREGLETASEWLDLTKRLVTVVTDLNLALHPKDLAYPGVDEAKARETFKELGFQSLTKEFTQSAEQAGSARKYRSAATLGDLEAAVAACRAAGRFGLDTETTSIDPTRGHLVGLSLAWAPNEGLYVPLAHLKPATADTEGSLPGLLPDSGLPEALLDLRGDAAAFFAELAPHLDSRNLPFAEARRILAPLLADPAVGKCGQNLKYDLQVLARHGLPVVGLADDSMILSFLLESGVRHNLDDLSVRLLDVKPIAFEEVVGKGKAQKRFDEADFDHAVQYAAEDADLALQLCDKLRATFPDDQLKRLYEEVDLPLVEVLAALEGHGVRLDLEVLSKLGVQMNGERKRAEARVLELAGEPFNLNSPTQLGAILFGKLGYQPVKYTGKTKVPSTDEETLEELATRHDAEIARELLRHRQMVKLLGTYVEALPQMVNPVTGRVHTKLHQAVVASGRLASNDPNLQNIPIRTEEGRAIRGAFVPEPGWVLLDADYSQIELRVVAAVAEDPVLLGAFEAGEDIHRRTASEVFNVPMDQVTSDQRSASKAVNFGLLYGQGAFALAANIGVSQKEAKAFIERYFERMPKVAEWIETTKARAIAEGLVRTHWGRIRRIPELQSSDKRFQAGGLREAVNTVIQGTAADLMRRAMVRLHRSLQAAGLKARLLLQVHDELLMEAPPEEVERASALLKEAMEGADDLGALGVKLAAEVRTGDSWLACK is encoded by the coding sequence ATGTCCGAAGACCGCCTCTACCTGATCGATACCTTCGCCTTCATTTTTCGGGCCTACTTCGCCAATCCACGGCTGAAGAACGGGGCGGCGTACACGTTCACGCGGCTGGTGCTGCAGCTGCTGGAGAAGCACAAGCCGACGCACATCGCCTGCGTGTTCGACACGCCGGAACCCACCTTCCGGCACGAGATCTATCCGGAGTACAAGGCCAACCGGGATGCCATGCCCGAGGACCTGCGCCCGCAGATCCCGATGATCCGGCAGCTGGTGGAGGCCCTGAACATCCCCATCGTGGAGCTGCACGGCTACGAGGCCGACGACGTCATGGGCACATTGGCGCGGGAATCCGCAGCCATGGGCCTGCCGGCCGTCATCGTCAGTCCGGACAAGGACCTGCTGCAGCTGGTGGACGATGACCTCCGCATCCAAGTGCTGAACACCAAGGACGGCGAGGTCTGGCACGACCGCGAGGGCGTGAAGGCCCGCATGGGCGTGTGGCCTGAGCAGGTGGTGGACTTCCTCAGCCTGGTGGGCGACGCCTCCGACAACGTGAAGGGCGTGCCCGGCATCGGCGAGAAGGGCGCCGCGCTCCTGCTGGAAAAGTTCCACAGCCTCGACGGGGTGATCGCCTCCAAGGCGGAGCTGAAGCCCAAGCAGCGCGAAGGGCTCGAAACCGCTTCCGAGTGGCTGGACCTCACGAAGCGCCTCGTCACCGTGGTGACGGACCTCAACCTCGCCCTGCATCCCAAAGACCTGGCCTATCCCGGCGTGGACGAGGCCAAGGCCCGCGAAACCTTCAAGGAGCTGGGCTTCCAATCCCTCACCAAGGAGTTCACCCAGAGCGCCGAGCAGGCGGGCAGCGCGCGGAAATACCGGTCGGCGGCCACCCTCGGCGATCTCGAAGCGGCCGTGGCCGCCTGCCGGGCCGCCGGCCGGTTCGGCCTGGATACCGAAACCACCAGCATCGATCCCACGCGGGGCCACCTCGTGGGTCTGAGTTTGGCCTGGGCGCCCAATGAGGGGCTCTACGTGCCCCTGGCCCACCTCAAGCCCGCGACGGCGGATACGGAGGGTTCGCTGCCCGGGCTGCTGCCCGACAGCGGCCTGCCGGAGGCCCTGCTCGACCTTCGGGGCGATGCGGCGGCCTTCTTCGCGGAGCTGGCGCCCCACCTGGATTCCCGGAACCTTCCCTTTGCGGAGGCCCGGCGCATCCTGGCCCCCCTGCTGGCGGACCCCGCCGTCGGGAAGTGCGGCCAGAACCTCAAGTACGACCTCCAGGTCCTGGCCCGTCACGGTCTGCCGGTGGTTGGCCTGGCCGATGACAGCATGATCCTGAGCTTCCTGCTGGAGAGCGGCGTCCGCCACAACCTGGATGATCTGTCCGTCCGCCTGCTGGACGTGAAGCCCATCGCCTTCGAGGAGGTGGTGGGCAAGGGCAAGGCCCAGAAGCGCTTCGACGAAGCCGACTTCGACCACGCCGTGCAGTACGCCGCCGAGGATGCCGACCTCGCCCTGCAGCTCTGCGACAAGCTGCGGGCGACCTTCCCCGATGACCAGCTGAAGCGGCTCTACGAGGAGGTGGATCTGCCCCTGGTGGAGGTCCTCGCGGCCCTGGAAGGGCACGGAGTCAGGCTCGACCTTGAGGTCCTCTCCAAGCTCGGCGTGCAGATGAACGGTGAGCGGAAGCGGGCCGAAGCCCGGGTTCTCGAACTCGCCGGCGAGCCCTTCAACCTCAACAGCCCCACCCAGCTGGGGGCCATCCTCTTTGGCAAGCTGGGCTACCAGCCCGTGAAGTACACGGGCAAGACCAAGGTGCCCAGCACCGACGAGGAGACCCTGGAGGAGCTGGCCACCAGGCACGACGCCGAGATCGCCCGGGAGCTGCTGCGCCACCGCCAGATGGTGAAGCTGCTGGGCACCTACGTGGAGGCCCTGCCGCAGATGGTGAATCCCGTGACGGGTCGTGTGCACACCAAGCTGCACCAGGCGGTGGTGGCCTCGGGCCGCCTCGCCTCCAACGATCCGAACCTGCAGAACATTCCCATCCGCACGGAGGAGGGCCGCGCCATCCGCGGCGCCTTCGTGCCCGAGCCTGGCTGGGTGCTGCTGGACGCGGACTACAGCCAGATCGAGCTGCGGGTGGTGGCGGCCGTGGCGGAGGACCCCGTGCTGCTGGGCGCCTTCGAGGCCGGCGAGGATATCCACCGCCGCACCGCCTCGGAAGTCTTCAACGTCCCCATGGACCAGGTCACCTCGGACCAGCGCAGCGCCTCCAAGGCGGTCAATTTCGGCCTGCTCTACGGCCAGGGGGCCTTCGCCCTCGCCGCCAACATCGGCGTCAGTCAGAAGGAGGCCAAGGCCTTCATCGAGCGCTATTTCGAGCGCATGCCCAAGGTGGCGGAGTGGATCGAGACCACCAAGGCCCGGGCCATCGCCGAAGGCCTGGTCCGCACCCACTGGGGCCGCATCCGCCGCATCCCGGAGCTGCAGAGCAGTGACAAGCGCTTCCAGGCCGGGGGCCTGCGAGAAGCGGTGAACACCGTCATCCAGGGCACCGCGGCGGACTTGATGCGCCGGGCCATGGTGCGCCTGCATCGCAGCCTCCAGGCCGCAGGCCTGAAGGCGCGGCTGCTGCTGCAGGTTCACGACGAGCTGCTGATGGAGGCCCCGCCGGAGGAAGTGGAGCGTGCTTCGGCCCTGCTGAAGGAGGCCATGGAGGGCGCCGACGACCTCGGAGCCCTGGGCGTGAAGCTGGCCGCCGAGGTCAGGACTGGAGACAGCTGGCTGGCCTGCAAGTGA
- a CDS encoding isocitrate/isopropylmalate dehydrogenase family protein, whose amino-acid sequence MSQFNIAWLPGDGVGVEVMEAAKICLDALKFDAKYTHGDIGWEFWCKEGESFPQRTIDLLHSSHAAMFGAITSKPVKDAEAELVPELKGKGLIYRSPIVRMRQMFDLFTCLRPCKAYPGNPLNYKEGIDMVVFRENTEDLYAGVEFSPVPDELKESLRKLSKPFGHFADIPGDQFAITCKVNTQKGCDRIIRAAFEYAKTFGYPKVTVIHKANVVRATEGMFLETGKRIAKEYPGIEMDDANVDAITMWMLKNPKNYGVMVATNLFGDIISDLAAQMVGGLGFGCSGNIGEKLAVFEPSHGSAPKYAGQYKVNPIATILAAKMMLDWLGETEKGARLEAATAAVIAEGKVRTYDMGGSATTLDMGEAIARKL is encoded by the coding sequence ATGAGCCAGTTCAACATCGCGTGGTTGCCCGGTGACGGCGTCGGCGTCGAAGTCATGGAGGCGGCCAAGATCTGCCTCGATGCCCTGAAGTTCGATGCCAAGTACACCCATGGCGACATCGGCTGGGAGTTCTGGTGCAAGGAGGGCGAGTCCTTCCCTCAGCGCACCATCGACCTGCTCCACAGCAGCCACGCCGCCATGTTCGGCGCCATCACCTCCAAGCCCGTGAAAGACGCCGAGGCCGAGTTGGTGCCCGAGCTCAAGGGCAAGGGCCTCATCTACCGCAGCCCCATCGTCCGCATGCGCCAGATGTTCGACCTTTTCACCTGCCTGCGGCCCTGCAAGGCCTACCCCGGCAATCCCCTGAACTACAAGGAAGGCATCGACATGGTGGTGTTCCGCGAGAACACCGAGGATCTCTACGCCGGCGTGGAATTCAGCCCCGTGCCCGACGAGCTGAAGGAGAGCCTGCGGAAGCTCAGCAAGCCCTTCGGCCACTTCGCCGACATCCCCGGCGACCAGTTCGCCATCACCTGCAAGGTGAACACGCAGAAGGGCTGCGACCGCATCATCCGCGCCGCCTTCGAATACGCGAAGACGTTCGGCTATCCCAAGGTCACGGTCATCCACAAGGCCAACGTGGTGCGCGCCACCGAGGGCATGTTCCTGGAGACCGGCAAGCGCATCGCCAAGGAATATCCGGGCATCGAGATGGACGACGCCAACGTCGATGCCATCACCATGTGGATGCTGAAGAACCCCAAGAACTACGGCGTGATGGTGGCCACCAACCTCTTCGGCGACATCATCAGCGACCTGGCGGCCCAGATGGTGGGCGGCCTGGGCTTCGGCTGCTCCGGCAACATCGGCGAGAAGCTGGCCGTGTTCGAACCGAGCCACGGCAGCGCGCCGAAGTACGCCGGCCAGTACAAGGTGAACCCCATCGCCACCATCCTGGCCGCCAAGATGATGCTGGACTGGCTGGGCGAGACCGAGAAGGGCGCCCGCCTCGAAGCCGCCACTGCCGCCGTCATCGCCGAGGGCAAGGTCCGCACCTACGACATGGGCGGCAGCGCCACCACGCTCGACATGGGCGAAGCGATTGCCCGAAAGCTATAA
- a CDS encoding 3-isopropylmalate dehydratase large subunit, with protein sequence MTVVEKILARAAGQASVKVGDVVEPKVDLAMSHENAALVINQFQEVFQGTGIEPKVWDPSRIAIIFDHRVPAESPKTATNHKKIRGFVAANGITKFHDVRGDVGGICHQILPEYGYVRPGFVVLGTDSHTTSHGALGAFSFGVGATEMASAWSLGIAVNIEVPATIKVVVKGAFPPMVGPKDLILHLIGKLTAQGANFKVLEFHGETIRNMSTSGRIAICNMSVEAGATSGIVPGDEETVRYLREEAGVTEAIPCVTPDADATYVQTVEIDVSALAPQIACPHMVDNVKSIEHVVGTKVQQIVIGSCTNGRLDDLADAAAILRGKKVAEGTRMLVFPASSKIFAKALDMGYIHDFMKAGAVVMNSGCGPCLGVHEGALGDNEVALSTTNRNFKGRMGNPTGEVYLCSPVVAAASAITGVITDPRKG encoded by the coding sequence ATGACAGTTGTTGAAAAGATCCTGGCCCGCGCAGCGGGACAGGCATCCGTGAAGGTCGGCGACGTGGTGGAGCCCAAGGTGGACCTCGCCATGTCCCATGAGAACGCGGCGCTGGTGATCAACCAGTTCCAGGAGGTGTTCCAGGGCACGGGGATCGAACCCAAGGTGTGGGACCCCTCCCGCATCGCCATCATCTTCGACCACCGCGTCCCGGCGGAATCGCCGAAGACCGCCACCAACCACAAGAAGATCCGCGGCTTCGTGGCGGCCAACGGCATCACCAAGTTCCACGACGTGCGCGGCGACGTGGGGGGCATCTGCCACCAGATCCTCCCCGAGTACGGCTACGTGCGGCCAGGCTTCGTGGTGCTGGGCACGGACTCCCACACCACCAGCCACGGCGCCCTGGGCGCCTTCAGCTTCGGGGTGGGCGCCACGGAGATGGCCTCGGCCTGGAGCCTGGGCATCGCCGTGAACATCGAAGTGCCCGCCACCATCAAGGTGGTGGTGAAGGGCGCGTTCCCGCCCATGGTGGGCCCCAAGGACCTGATCCTGCACCTCATCGGCAAGCTCACGGCCCAGGGTGCCAACTTCAAGGTGCTGGAGTTCCACGGCGAGACCATCCGCAACATGAGCACCAGCGGCCGCATCGCCATCTGCAACATGAGCGTGGAAGCCGGTGCCACCTCGGGCATCGTGCCCGGCGACGAGGAGACGGTCCGCTACCTTCGCGAAGAGGCGGGCGTCACGGAAGCCATCCCCTGCGTCACGCCGGATGCGGATGCCACCTACGTGCAGACCGTGGAGATCGACGTGTCAGCCCTGGCCCCCCAGATCGCCTGCCCGCACATGGTGGACAACGTGAAGTCCATCGAGCACGTGGTCGGCACCAAGGTCCAGCAGATCGTCATCGGCAGCTGCACCAACGGCCGCCTGGACGATCTGGCGGATGCTGCCGCCATCCTGCGGGGCAAGAAGGTCGCGGAAGGCACCCGCATGCTGGTGTTCCCGGCGTCGAGCAAGATCTTCGCGAAGGCCCTGGACATGGGCTACATCCACGACTTCATGAAGGCCGGCGCCGTGGTGATGAACTCCGGCTGTGGCCCCTGCCTCGGCGTCCACGAGGGCGCCCTGGGCGATAACGAGGTGGCGCTCAGCACCACGAACCGCAACTTCAAGGGCCGCATGGGCAACCCCACGGGCGAGGTCTACCTCTGCAGCCCCGTGGTGGCCGCGGCCTCTGCCATCACCGGCGTCATCACCGATCCGCGAAAGGGCTGA
- a CDS encoding cache domain-containing protein has product MNLRSILTIATICLAGTLQAQDQKPKAQALVKEAVAFAKKNGKDALLKETNQGQGRFHVKSGDDLYIFIYDMAGVCQAIGFQSQMVGVNRWGVKDPDGKLFLQEMINLAKTKGSGWVDYKYPNPKSGKIEAKTSYVESLDGWMVGCGIYK; this is encoded by the coding sequence ATGAACCTGCGATCCATCCTGACCATCGCCACCATCTGCCTGGCCGGCACCCTTCAGGCCCAGGATCAGAAGCCGAAGGCCCAGGCCCTCGTCAAGGAGGCCGTGGCCTTCGCCAAGAAGAACGGCAAGGACGCCCTCCTGAAGGAGACCAACCAAGGCCAGGGACGCTTCCACGTGAAGAGCGGCGATGACCTCTACATCTTCATCTACGACATGGCGGGCGTCTGCCAGGCCATCGGCTTCCAGAGCCAGATGGTGGGCGTGAACCGCTGGGGCGTGAAGGACCCGGACGGGAAGCTCTTCCTCCAGGAGATGATCAACCTCGCCAAGACCAAGGGCAGCGGCTGGGTGGACTACAAGTACCCCAACCCCAAGAGCGGGAAGATCGAGGCCAAGACCTCGTACGTGGAGTCCCTGGACGGCTGGATGGTGGGCTGCGGCATCTACAAGTAG
- the ispH gene encoding 4-hydroxy-3-methylbut-2-enyl diphosphate reductase gives MKVIVAKTAGFCWGVKRAMDAVLEASVRNDGRVVQTLGPLIHNPQALDLIGKRGVAVAEAPDKVQNGTVVIRAHGIPIQDLRGLKERQARGELKIVNATCPEVAKVHHKIKKWSPKGYFTVILGSHGHAESVAHRSFAESGSVIVSNLAEAEALTDEQLRKVLVVAQTTFTVKDYHVISDYIRNRAGEAVLENTICEDTWMRQDEAGELARTVDVVIVVGGKASSNTKHLAELAQHYGKPVQYVETASELDLGGFTGQETVGVLAGASTPTWLVDEVVDVLEQLGDGPSRWRSFLQGAYGSSSLMAVGAGLMTLGVHRWLGLPLGWRYPVLTAAYVVAMYLLSPFLDPLGLGAKGPARARFLERHRNVLLISATAALVITLGLAASLGVKVLTVVLGASLVGAAYKRRFRVGHREISLRSIPGSKDVVVSLALATVAVITPVWQEGRTWDLRAFAAVFLVGVLAFVRTVIYEFRDMQNDQIVGKETLPILLGKRATKVVLIALLGTLLAGTLWLTYENRSQGHPLAVALVLVTCAAYPVLYLWLYHERFTTGKNRFELSVDFSFYLVGLLALV, from the coding sequence CGCTCATCCACAATCCCCAGGCCCTGGACCTCATCGGGAAGCGGGGCGTGGCCGTGGCGGAGGCGCCGGACAAGGTGCAGAACGGCACGGTGGTGATCCGGGCCCACGGCATCCCCATCCAGGACCTGCGGGGCCTCAAGGAACGGCAGGCCAGGGGCGAGCTGAAGATCGTGAACGCCACCTGCCCCGAGGTGGCCAAGGTCCACCACAAGATCAAGAAGTGGAGCCCCAAGGGCTACTTCACGGTGATCCTGGGCAGTCACGGCCATGCCGAGAGCGTGGCCCACCGCAGCTTCGCGGAGAGTGGTTCGGTGATCGTCTCGAACCTGGCCGAAGCCGAGGCCCTGACGGACGAGCAGCTGCGGAAAGTTCTGGTGGTGGCCCAGACCACCTTCACGGTGAAGGATTACCACGTCATCAGCGACTACATCCGGAACCGCGCGGGCGAGGCGGTCCTGGAGAACACCATCTGCGAGGACACCTGGATGCGCCAGGACGAGGCCGGGGAACTGGCCCGGACCGTGGACGTGGTGATCGTCGTGGGCGGCAAGGCCTCCAGCAACACCAAGCACCTGGCCGAGCTGGCCCAGCACTACGGCAAGCCCGTCCAGTACGTGGAGACCGCCTCGGAGCTGGATCTGGGCGGCTTCACCGGCCAGGAGACCGTGGGCGTGCTGGCGGGAGCCTCCACGCCCACCTGGCTGGTGGACGAGGTGGTGGACGTGCTCGAGCAGCTGGGCGACGGTCCCAGCCGGTGGCGCAGCTTCCTGCAGGGAGCCTACGGCAGTTCCTCCCTGATGGCCGTGGGGGCCGGGCTGATGACCCTGGGCGTCCACCGCTGGCTCGGCCTGCCCCTGGGCTGGCGCTATCCCGTCCTGACGGCGGCCTACGTGGTGGCCATGTACCTGCTCAGCCCCTTCCTGGACCCGCTCGGCCTCGGAGCCAAAGGCCCGGCGCGGGCCCGGTTTCTCGAGCGCCACCGGAACGTCCTGCTGATCTCCGCCACCGCGGCGCTGGTGATCACCCTGGGGCTGGCCGCCAGCCTGGGCGTGAAGGTGCTGACGGTCGTCCTGGGGGCAAGTCTGGTGGGAGCGGCCTACAAGCGGCGTTTCCGCGTGGGCCACCGGGAGATCAGCCTGCGGAGCATCCCCGGATCCAAGGATGTGGTGGTGTCCCTGGCCCTGGCCACGGTGGCCGTCATCACCCCGGTCTGGCAGGAGGGGCGGACCTGGGACCTGCGGGCCTTCGCGGCGGTCTTCCTGGTGGGGGTCCTGGCCTTCGTGCGCACGGTGATCTATGAATTCCGCGACATGCAGAACGATCAGATCGTGGGCAAGGAGACCCTGCCGATCCTGCTGGGCAAGCGCGCCACCAAGGTCGTGCTCATCGCCCTGCTGGGGACCCTGCTGGCGGGCACCCTCTGGCTGACCTACGAAAACCGGAGCCAGGGCCATCCGCTGGCCGTGGCCCTGGTGCTGGTCACCTGTGCCGCCTACCCGGTGCTCTACCTGTGGCTCTACCATGAGCGCTTCACGACCGGGAAGAACCGCTTTGAACTGAGCGTGGACTTCAGCTTCTACCTGGTGGGGCTGCTGGCCCTGGTCTGA
- a CDS encoding CaiB/BaiF CoA transferase family protein, which translates to MSRKILEGIKVLDLTNVLSGPFTTLHMALLGAEVIKVENPKDGDLARKLGIVPGLNKQLMGTSFLAQNCNKLSITLNTKSSEGKELFRKLVKDADVVVENFRPGVMDRLGLGYRTLAEINPKLIYCAISGFGQTGPDALKPAYDQIIQGLSGEMAVNGDERLNPLRTGFPVCDTVGGLNAAFAVMAALFHRERTGEGQFIDVALLDSIMPLMGWVAANLLIGGEQPVLMGNDNFTAAPSGTFRTQDGHINIAANKQEQWEAVCDVLEVPELKTDPRFQERDTRKKNRKALTPLLEAKLAQRPTAHWVEALNAKDVPSGDILSLEDALRQPQVQHRQVLQKVTVAGVGDVEVFGLTALFEKTPGSVDAPPPTLGEHNARIFGALGLSEAEQAELKAKGVI; encoded by the coding sequence ATGAGCAGGAAGATTCTCGAAGGCATCAAGGTCCTGGACCTCACGAACGTCTTGTCCGGCCCCTTCACGACGCTCCACATGGCGCTGCTCGGCGCCGAGGTCATCAAGGTGGAGAACCCCAAGGATGGGGACCTGGCCCGCAAGCTGGGCATCGTGCCTGGGCTGAACAAGCAGCTCATGGGCACCAGCTTCCTGGCCCAGAACTGCAACAAGCTGTCCATCACGCTCAACACCAAGTCGTCGGAGGGCAAGGAGCTCTTCCGCAAGCTGGTGAAGGACGCCGATGTGGTGGTGGAGAACTTCCGCCCCGGCGTCATGGATCGGCTGGGCCTGGGCTACAGGACCTTGGCTGAGATCAATCCGAAGCTCATCTACTGCGCCATTTCGGGATTCGGCCAGACGGGCCCCGATGCCCTCAAGCCCGCCTACGACCAGATCATCCAGGGCCTGTCGGGTGAGATGGCGGTGAACGGCGACGAGCGTCTGAATCCCCTCCGCACGGGCTTTCCCGTCTGCGACACGGTGGGCGGTCTCAACGCGGCCTTCGCCGTGATGGCGGCCCTCTTCCACCGCGAGCGCACAGGCGAAGGCCAGTTCATCGACGTGGCGCTGCTGGACAGCATCATGCCCCTCATGGGCTGGGTGGCGGCCAACCTGCTCATCGGCGGCGAGCAGCCGGTGCTCATGGGCAACGACAACTTCACGGCGGCGCCCAGCGGCACCTTCCGCACTCAGGACGGCCACATCAACATTGCGGCCAACAAGCAGGAGCAGTGGGAGGCGGTCTGCGACGTGTTGGAGGTCCCCGAGCTGAAGACGGATCCCCGGTTCCAGGAGCGCGACACTCGCAAGAAGAATCGCAAGGCCCTTACGCCACTGCTGGAGGCCAAGCTGGCCCAGCGGCCCACCGCGCACTGGGTGGAGGCACTGAACGCCAAGGATGTGCCCAGCGGCGACATCCTCAGCCTGGAGGACGCCCTGCGCCAGCCCCAGGTGCAGCACCGGCAGGTGCTCCAGAAGGTGACCGTGGCGGGCGTGGGCGACGTGGAGGTCTTCGGGCTCACGGCGCTGTTCGAGAAGACGCCGGGCTCGGTGGATGCGCCGCCGCCGACCCTGGGCGAGCACAATGCGAGGATCTTCGGGGCCCTGGGCCTGTCGGAAGCAGAGCAAGCTGAACTGAAAGCCAAAGGCGTCATCTAG
- a CDS encoding 3-isopropylmalate dehydratase, producing MSKVIIKLENDISTDDIYPGRFMATVLPTETPQFAFFDRTEFNAQLKAKAFPAGSIIVGGENFGCGSSREQACSTLKGHEVAVVAKSISRIFLQNSINLGLQVVICPSIEASEGDELEITADQVLNKTTGKAFEQVKLPAARKGIMDAGGLIPYTRARLMARA from the coding sequence ATGTCCAAGGTCATCATCAAGCTCGAGAACGACATCAGCACGGATGACATCTATCCGGGCCGCTTCATGGCCACGGTGCTGCCCACGGAGACGCCCCAGTTCGCCTTCTTCGACCGCACGGAGTTCAATGCTCAGCTCAAGGCCAAGGCCTTCCCCGCGGGCTCCATCATCGTGGGCGGCGAGAACTTCGGCTGCGGCTCCAGCCGCGAGCAGGCCTGCTCCACGCTGAAGGGCCACGAGGTGGCCGTGGTGGCGAAGAGCATCTCGCGCATCTTCCTGCAGAACAGCATCAACCTGGGCCTGCAGGTCGTGATCTGCCCCAGCATCGAGGCCAGCGAAGGCGACGAGCTGGAGATCACCGCGGATCAGGTGCTCAACAAGACCACGGGCAAGGCCTTCGAGCAGGTGAAGCTGCCCGCCGCCCGCAAGGGCATCATGGATGCGGGGGGGCTGATTCCCTACACCCGCGCCCGGCTGATGGCCAGGGCCTGA
- a CDS encoding hydroxymethylglutaryl-CoA lyase translates to MKQILIHEVGPRDGLQAESAVVPTEVKLDWIRRVAASGVDIVQVGSFVRGDKMPQMADTDELFRILSKETHRAMLSGLVLNEKGLERALEVGVHLICMGVSASDTHSRKNTGMSTEDATRRIVATALEAKKVGRKVQVSVQSAFGCGFEGAIDEARVLAIVAAYLEAGLTSISLADTAGHAHPAQVRRYVQKVLELDPAAEITAHIHDTYGLGMASVYAAMEAGAKAIETSFGGLGGCPFTKVAAGNVATEDLVHGLQRTGQRLDIDLAALVGITRDVARHFGRELPGCVYKTGPIQAKVTA, encoded by the coding sequence ATGAAGCAGATCCTCATCCACGAAGTCGGTCCCCGCGATGGCCTCCAGGCCGAATCCGCCGTGGTGCCGACGGAGGTCAAGCTCGACTGGATCCGCCGCGTGGCGGCATCCGGCGTGGACATCGTCCAGGTGGGCTCCTTCGTGCGGGGCGACAAGATGCCCCAGATGGCGGACACGGACGAGCTGTTCCGCATTCTCTCGAAGGAAACCCACCGGGCCATGCTGTCGGGTCTGGTGCTCAACGAGAAGGGGCTCGAACGGGCCCTGGAGGTGGGCGTCCATCTCATCTGCATGGGCGTGTCGGCCTCTGACACCCACAGCCGCAAGAACACGGGCATGAGCACCGAGGATGCCACCCGCCGCATCGTCGCCACGGCTCTCGAGGCGAAGAAGGTCGGCCGCAAGGTGCAGGTGAGCGTGCAGAGCGCCTTTGGCTGCGGTTTCGAAGGCGCCATCGATGAGGCTCGCGTGCTGGCCATCGTGGCCGCCTATCTGGAGGCAGGGTTGACCTCCATCAGCCTGGCGGACACGGCGGGCCACGCCCATCCCGCCCAGGTTCGGCGCTACGTGCAGAAGGTGCTGGAGCTGGATCCGGCCGCCGAGATCACGGCCCACATCCACGATACCTATGGCCTGGGCATGGCCAGCGTCTATGCGGCCATGGAGGCCGGAGCCAAGGCCATCGAGACCAGCTTCGGCGGCCTCGGTGGCTGCCCCTTTACGAAGGTCGCCGCGGGTAACGTCGCCACCGAGGATCTGGTGCACGGCCTCCAGCGCACCGGGCAGCGCCTGGACATCGACCTGGCGGCGCTGGTGGGCATCACCAGGGATGTGGCCCGGCACTTCGGTCGTGAACTGCCCGGCTGCGTCTACAAGACCGGTCCCATTCAAGCGAAGGTCACCGCATGA
- a CDS encoding SDR family oxidoreductase produces MRHWVLITGCSTGIGRALVPLCREAGWGVVATARNPDSLAELPPGEDLRVLPLDVTDAASIAAAAAACADLPLKALVNNAGYAQVGPLELIRPEELRAQFETNVVGLHMVTNAFLPLLRREPGARILQVASMLGRLSIPLAGPYNASKHAVVALTESLRLEVGREVAVVLVEPGAVRTAFRDTLARAWGDLPERARGTRYEAVLAHYLQGRNRQAERYGMDAEACARKLLRALDAERPPRRVTVGWDAFWVGKLKALLPAAWWEKVMRRFYGLA; encoded by the coding sequence ATGCGCCACTGGGTCCTCATCACGGGCTGTTCCACGGGCATCGGGCGGGCTCTGGTGCCGCTCTGCCGCGAGGCGGGCTGGGGCGTGGTGGCCACAGCCAGGAACCCAGATTCCCTGGCGGAGCTGCCGCCGGGAGAGGACCTGCGCGTCCTGCCGCTGGACGTGACCGATGCCGCCAGCATCGCCGCGGCGGCCGCTGCCTGCGCGGACCTGCCGCTCAAGGCCCTGGTGAACAACGCCGGGTACGCCCAGGTGGGTCCCCTGGAACTCATCCGTCCGGAGGAACTCCGGGCGCAGTTCGAGACCAATGTCGTTGGCCTGCACATGGTGACCAACGCCTTCCTGCCCCTGCTGCGCCGCGAGCCCGGCGCGCGGATCCTGCAGGTGGCCTCCATGCTCGGGCGCCTGTCCATCCCCCTGGCCGGGCCCTACAACGCCTCGAAGCATGCCGTGGTGGCCCTGACGGAAAGCCTGCGGCTGGAGGTGGGCCGCGAGGTGGCCGTGGTGCTGGTGGAGCCGGGGGCCGTCCGGACCGCGTTCCGCGACACCCTGGCCAGGGCCTGGGGGGACCTGCCGGAGCGGGCCCGGGGCACGCGGTACGAGGCCGTCCTCGCCCACTACCTGCAAGGGCGGAACCGGCAGGCGGAGCGCTATGGCATGGACGCGGAGGCCTGCGCGCGCAAGCTGCTCCGCGCCCTCGATGCCGAACGACCGCCGCGCCGGGTAACGGTGGGCTGGGATGCCTTCTGGGTTGGCAAGCTGAAGGCCCTGCTGCCGGCGGCCTGGTGGGAGAAGGTGATGCGCCGCTTCTACGGCCTGGCTTGA